The Pseudomonas triclosanedens genome has a window encoding:
- the speB gene encoding agmatinase, translating to MDHAYTNDQAITRDSLYGTAAESTYAGVTSFMRRRYSRDLRGVDLAVSGVPFDTATTNRPGSRFGPRAIRAASVQMAWARHFPWEFDPFDHLAVIDYGDCDFDHGQPQQTPATIEEHAAHILAAGCALLTLGGDHFISYPLLKAHAKKHGPLSLIHFDAHSDTWPDEDCQRIDHGTMFYHAAREGLVDPARSVQVGLRTTNDDVMGFQVLDAREVHRHAPEAIAERIRARVGDNPVYLTFDIDCLDPAFAPGTGTPVCGGLSSHQALEILRGLRGINLVGMDVVEVAPPYDNAEVTALAGATLAMEMVCLYAARHKLGER from the coding sequence ATGGACCACGCCTACACCAACGACCAGGCCATCACCCGCGACAGCCTCTACGGCACCGCGGCCGAATCCACCTACGCCGGCGTCACCAGCTTCATGCGCCGCCGCTACAGCCGCGACCTGCGCGGCGTCGATCTGGCCGTAAGCGGAGTTCCCTTCGACACCGCCACCACCAACCGCCCCGGCAGCCGCTTCGGGCCGCGAGCGATCCGCGCCGCGTCGGTGCAGATGGCCTGGGCCCGGCATTTTCCCTGGGAATTCGACCCGTTCGACCACCTGGCGGTGATCGACTACGGCGACTGCGACTTCGACCACGGCCAGCCGCAGCAGACGCCGGCGACCATCGAGGAGCACGCTGCGCACATCCTCGCCGCCGGCTGCGCGTTGCTGACGCTGGGTGGCGACCACTTCATCAGCTACCCGCTGCTCAAGGCCCACGCGAAGAAGCATGGCCCACTGTCGCTGATCCACTTCGACGCTCACAGTGACACCTGGCCCGATGAAGACTGCCAGCGCATCGACCACGGCACCATGTTCTACCACGCGGCCCGCGAAGGGCTGGTGGACCCGGCGCGGTCGGTGCAGGTCGGCCTGCGCACCACCAACGACGATGTGATGGGCTTCCAGGTACTGGATGCCCGCGAAGTGCACCGGCATGCGCCCGAAGCCATCGCCGAGCGCATTCGCGCGCGGGTTGGCGACAACCCGGTGTACCTCACCTTCGATATCGACTGCCTTGATCCAGCCTTCGCGCCGGGAACCGGAACACCGGTGTGCGGCGGGCTGAGTTCGCACCAGGCGCTGGAAATCCTGCGCGGGCTGCGTGGCATCAACCTGGTGGGGATGGATGTGGTGGAAGTCGCGCCGCCCTACGACAACGCCGAGGTCACCGCACTGGCGGGAGCGACCCTGGCGATGGAAATGGTTTGCCTGTATGCGGCGCGGCACAAGCTTGGCGAGCGGTGA
- a CDS encoding polyamine ABC transporter substrate-binding protein — MIMRAFHWAALLALALPLQAQERVLNLYSWADYVGTQALARFQSETGIRVKYDTFDSAEVLDSKLMTGGSGYDIVFPASSGLARAIQARAVQPVDAQRLGNFANLDPELLAKLATIDPGNRFGVPYTWGTVGLAINREAVQKRIPDAPLDSLDLLFRPEYASRLADCGISLVDSPQEIISVALNYLGKPPYSTAAADLAEVRELLRKLQPNVRYIASGNHINDLANGTLCLALTYSGDALMGASQAKQAHKPFEVLYRIPKEGTLIWFDMMAIPVDAPHPQEARAFIDFMLRPESIAELTNTLFFANANQKAKPLLSAEVSGDPDIYPPAAVRQKLFGEQLLTLKQQRERTRLWSAFRTHSG, encoded by the coding sequence ATGATCATGCGTGCGTTCCATTGGGCGGCCTTGCTGGCCCTGGCGTTGCCCCTGCAGGCGCAGGAGCGGGTGCTCAACCTGTACAGTTGGGCGGATTACGTCGGTACCCAGGCGCTCGCGCGCTTCCAGAGTGAAACCGGTATCCGGGTGAAGTACGACACCTTCGACAGTGCCGAGGTGCTCGACAGCAAGCTGATGACCGGTGGCAGCGGCTACGACATCGTGTTCCCCGCCAGCAGCGGGCTGGCCCGGGCGATCCAGGCCAGGGCGGTGCAGCCGGTCGATGCGCAGCGCCTGGGCAACTTCGCCAATCTCGACCCGGAGTTGCTGGCCAAGCTCGCCACCATCGACCCCGGCAACCGCTTCGGCGTGCCCTACACCTGGGGTACCGTCGGCCTCGCCATCAACAGAGAGGCCGTACAGAAACGCATTCCCGATGCGCCGCTGGACAGCCTCGACCTGCTGTTCAGGCCCGAGTACGCCAGCCGCCTGGCCGATTGTGGAATCTCGCTGGTCGATTCGCCGCAGGAAATCATCAGTGTCGCGCTGAACTACCTCGGAAAGCCGCCCTACAGCACCGCCGCCGCCGACCTCGCGGAGGTCCGCGAGCTGCTGCGCAAGCTGCAACCCAACGTGCGCTACATCGCCAGCGGCAACCACATCAACGATCTCGCCAACGGCACCCTCTGCCTCGCCTTGACCTACTCCGGCGACGCGCTGATGGGCGCCAGCCAGGCGAAGCAGGCGCACAAGCCGTTCGAGGTGCTCTACCGGATCCCGAAGGAAGGCACGCTGATTTGGTTCGACATGATGGCGATTCCGGTGGATGCCCCGCACCCCCAGGAGGCCCGTGCGTTCATCGACTTCATGCTGCGCCCGGAGTCCATCGCGGAGCTGACCAACACCCTGTTCTTCGCCAACGCCAACCAGAAGGCCAAGCCGTTGCTATCTGCCGAAGTATCCGGCGATCCGGACATCTATCCGCCGGCAGCGGTGCGCCAGAAGTTGTTCGGCGAACAGTTGCTGACTCTGAAACAGCAGCGCGAGCGCACCCGGCTCTGGTCGGCATTCCGCACGCACAGCGGCTGA
- a CDS encoding LysR family transcriptional regulator, translating to MLSQLRDLDLQLLRLFVTVVECGGFSAAQGELGLSQPSISIQMAKLETRLGYRLCERGKGGFRLTPKGEHLLQSTRRLLVAIESFRNEARGVADKLLGEVRLGLSEALDERVLAQLSDAIRRFRQRNEAVTLELVTTTPAELERQLLQDRLHLAIGYFAGTQAALEHVPLFSEPQGLYCGVGHPVFDDPSASRESLADADQVHHPYRFIADDEPLQASRSSARSEQMDGSLAFILSGQHIGYLPRHIAAPWLERGRLRELLPEELGFDVAFSLTRHRGRRPGEAEEAFAADLLAAFASDASD from the coding sequence ATGCTCAGCCAATTGCGCGATCTCGACCTGCAACTGCTGCGCCTGTTCGTCACGGTGGTCGAATGCGGCGGCTTCAGCGCCGCGCAGGGTGAACTGGGGCTCAGCCAGCCGAGCATCAGCATCCAGATGGCGAAGCTGGAAACCCGTCTGGGGTATCGCCTGTGCGAGCGCGGCAAGGGTGGTTTCCGGCTGACGCCCAAGGGCGAGCACCTGCTGCAATCGACCCGGCGGCTGCTGGTCGCCATCGAGAGTTTTCGAAACGAGGCCCGCGGCGTCGCCGACAAGCTGCTGGGGGAAGTACGTCTCGGGCTGTCGGAAGCGCTCGACGAACGGGTGCTGGCACAGCTCTCCGATGCCATCCGGCGATTCCGCCAGCGCAACGAGGCGGTGACGCTGGAGCTGGTGACCACGACGCCCGCCGAGCTGGAGCGCCAGTTGCTGCAGGACCGCCTGCACCTCGCCATCGGCTACTTTGCCGGCACCCAGGCGGCGCTGGAGCACGTGCCGCTGTTCAGCGAGCCGCAGGGGCTATACTGCGGCGTCGGGCACCCGGTCTTCGACGATCCATCGGCCAGCCGCGAGTCCCTCGCCGACGCCGACCAGGTGCATCACCCCTATCGCTTCATCGCCGACGACGAACCCTTGCAGGCGAGCCGCAGCAGCGCACGCAGCGAACAGATGGACGGCAGCCTGGCGTTCATACTCTCCGGCCAGCACATCGGCTACCTGCCCAGGCACATCGCCGCGCCGTGGCTGGAGCGGGGCCGACTGCGCGAGCTGCTGCCCGAGGAGCTGGGGTTCGACGTAGCCTTCAGCCTCACCCGCCACCGCGGCCGACGCCCCGGCGAGGCGGAGGAAGCCTTTGCCGCCGACCTGCTGGCGGCCTTCGCTTCAGACGCGTCTGATTGA
- a CDS encoding protein-disulfide reductase DsbD, which translates to MRRLLILLLLLVALPASAGLFDKPADKGFAVVQPSKGDFLPVAEAFRLSVEDSDSQQVKLRFINADGYYLYQHRFSFKVEPADSGVSVGEVKLPPGKQHHDEYFGDTVVYYAITDIDVPLNNPQHKPFTLVVNYQGCADQGLCYAPETIRLQIADGQEASVVSAAAASAAAKPAASAGNPLASLLGDHEPGKIKKLGRALVIFFLLGLALTFTPCVLPMLPILSGVVLRGRPGGLRGLTLSLAYVLPMALCYAVLGTLMGLFGAKLNLQAMLQSPWVLIPFATFFVVFAIAMFGMFEMRLPAFIRERLDNMANNTRGGSIAGAATLGVLSSLLVSPCVTAPLAGLLLYISSTGDAAGGGMLLFSLGLGMGTPLVIFAVGGGALLPKSGAWMNGVRNVFGVMLLAVAIWMLERLVAGPVALTLWGTLAGGVALALGTLELGPKRTLQRAGQLIGLMFLVYAVAAWTGALRGESDPMHPLGRSSPGLHAGPPTTTPGDWQNITTPAQLNAALASAQAAGRPVLLDWYADWCISCKIIERQVLPTPEVQAQLPGFVLLRFDMTASTEEQRALLDRYNLFGPPALLFFSPKGDEWSDLRIIGETDSATLAERLKQAGSRS; encoded by the coding sequence ATGCGCCGCCTGCTCATTCTGCTCCTGCTCCTCGTCGCCCTGCCCGCCAGCGCCGGCCTGTTCGACAAACCCGCCGACAAGGGCTTCGCCGTCGTACAGCCCAGCAAGGGCGACTTCCTGCCGGTGGCCGAGGCGTTCCGCCTGAGTGTCGAGGACAGCGACAGCCAGCAGGTGAAGCTGCGCTTCATCAATGCCGACGGCTACTACCTCTACCAGCATCGATTCAGCTTCAAGGTCGAACCCGCCGACAGCGGCGTGAGCGTCGGCGAGGTGAAGCTGCCGCCGGGCAAGCAGCACCACGACGAATACTTCGGCGATACGGTGGTGTACTACGCCATCACCGATATCGACGTGCCGCTGAACAACCCGCAGCACAAGCCCTTCACTCTGGTGGTGAATTACCAGGGCTGCGCCGACCAGGGCCTGTGCTACGCGCCGGAAACCATCCGCCTGCAGATCGCGGACGGCCAGGAGGCCAGCGTCGTCAGCGCGGCGGCAGCCTCCGCAGCCGCCAAGCCAGCCGCAAGCGCCGGCAACCCCCTGGCCAGTCTGCTCGGCGACCACGAGCCAGGCAAAATCAAGAAGCTCGGCCGCGCCCTGGTGATCTTCTTCCTGCTCGGCCTCGCGCTGACCTTTACGCCCTGCGTACTGCCGATGCTGCCGATCCTTTCCGGCGTCGTGCTGCGCGGGCGTCCGGGCGGGCTGCGCGGCCTGACCCTGTCGCTGGCCTACGTGCTGCCGATGGCGCTGTGCTACGCAGTGCTCGGCACGCTGATGGGATTGTTCGGCGCCAAGCTGAACCTGCAGGCAATGCTGCAATCGCCCTGGGTACTGATCCCCTTCGCCACGTTCTTCGTGGTCTTCGCCATCGCCATGTTCGGCATGTTCGAAATGCGCCTGCCGGCCTTCATCCGCGAGCGCCTGGACAACATGGCCAACAATACCCGCGGTGGTTCCATCGCCGGCGCGGCCACACTCGGCGTGCTGTCCAGCCTGCTGGTATCGCCCTGTGTCACCGCCCCGCTGGCCGGACTGCTGCTCTATATCAGCAGCACCGGCGATGCGGCCGGCGGCGGCATGCTGCTGTTCTCCCTGGGTCTGGGCATGGGTACGCCGCTGGTGATCTTCGCCGTCGGCGGCGGGGCGCTGCTGCCCAAGAGCGGCGCATGGATGAATGGCGTGCGCAACGTCTTCGGCGTGATGCTGCTAGCGGTGGCGATCTGGATGCTCGAGCGCCTGGTCGCAGGCCCGGTGGCGCTGACCCTCTGGGGTACCCTGGCCGGTGGCGTCGCCCTCGCGCTGGGCACGCTCGAACTGGGGCCGAAGAGGACGCTGCAACGCGCCGGCCAGTTGATCGGCCTGATGTTCCTGGTCTACGCGGTGGCTGCCTGGACCGGCGCGCTGCGCGGCGAATCCGACCCGATGCACCCACTGGGCCGCAGCAGCCCGGGCCTGCATGCCGGCCCGCCGACCACGACCCCCGGCGACTGGCAGAACATCACCACGCCTGCGCAGCTCAATGCCGCCCTGGCCAGCGCCCAGGCCGCCGGGCGGCCGGTGCTGCTGGACTGGTATGCCGACTGGTGCATCAGTTGCAAGATCATCGAACGCCAGGTGCTGCCAACGCCGGAAGTCCAGGCGCAATTGCCCGGCTTCGTCCTGCTGCGTTTCGACATGACCGCCAGCACCGAGGAACAGCGCGCACTGCTCGACCGCTACAACCTGTTCGGCCCACCCGCGCTGCTGTTCTTCTCGCCAAAAGGCGACGAATGGAGCGACCTGCGCATCATCGGCGAAACAGACTCCGCCACCCTGGCCGAACGCCTGAAACAGGCCGGTTCGCGCTCCTGA
- the aroQ gene encoding type II 3-dehydroquinate dehydratase, whose product MATLLVLHGPNLNLLGTREPDKYGSVTLEQINQDLERRAREAGHHLMHLQSNAEYELIDRIHAARSEGVDFILINPAAFTHTSVALRDALLAVSIPFIEVHLSNVHKREPFRHHSYFSDVAVGVICGLGATGYRLALESALEQLERP is encoded by the coding sequence ATGGCGACCTTACTGGTACTGCACGGGCCCAACCTCAACCTGCTGGGCACTCGCGAGCCCGACAAGTACGGCTCCGTCACCCTCGAGCAGATCAACCAGGATCTGGAGCGCCGCGCCCGCGAGGCCGGCCACCACCTGATGCACCTGCAAAGCAATGCCGAATACGAACTGATCGACCGGATTCACGCCGCGCGCAGCGAGGGTGTGGACTTCATCCTCATCAATCCGGCCGCGTTCACGCATACAAGTGTCGCCCTACGTGACGCATTGCTCGCAGTGAGCATCCCATTCATCGAAGTGCACCTTTCCAACGTGCACAAACGTGAACCTTTCCGGCATCACTCCTACTTCTCCGACGTAGCGGTAGGGGTGATCTGCGGTCTGGGAGCCACAGGCTACCGCCTGGCCCTGGAATCCGCCCTTGAACAACTTGAACGCCCGTGA
- the accB gene encoding acetyl-CoA carboxylase biotin carboxyl carrier protein encodes MDIRKVKKLIELLEESGIDELEIKEGEESVRISRHSKTAAAPVYAAPAYAAPAAAPAPVAAAAAPAAEAAPAAPKLNGKVVSSPMVGTFYRAASPTSANFVEVGQSVKKGDILCIVEAMKMMNHIEAETSGVIEQILVENGQPVEFDQPLFTIV; translated from the coding sequence ATGGACATCCGTAAAGTCAAGAAACTGATCGAACTGCTCGAAGAATCCGGCATCGACGAGCTGGAAATCAAAGAGGGCGAAGAGTCCGTACGTATCAGCCGTCACAGCAAGACCGCCGCTGCGCCGGTTTATGCCGCCCCTGCCTACGCTGCCCCGGCTGCCGCCCCGGCTCCGGTCGCCGCTGCCGCCGCTCCGGCCGCCGAAGCCGCCCCCGCTGCACCGAAGCTCAACGGCAAGGTCGTCAGCTCGCCGATGGTCGGCACCTTCTATCGCGCCGCTTCGCCAACCTCTGCCAATTTCGTCGAAGTCGGCCAGAGCGTGAAGAAAGGCGACATCCTGTGCATCGTCGAAGCCATGAAGATGATGAACCACATCGAAGCGGAAACCAGCGGCGTGATCGAGCAGATCCTGGTGGAGAACGGCCAGCCGGTCGAGTTCGACCAGCCCCTGTTCACCATCGTTTAA
- the accC gene encoding acetyl-CoA carboxylase biotin carboxylase subunit, whose translation MLEKVLIANRGEIALRILRACKELGIKTVAVHSTADRELMHLSLADEAVCIGPAPAAQSYLHIPAIIAAAEVTGAVGIHPGYGFLAENADFAEQVERSGFTFIGPSADVIRLMGDKVSAKDAMKKAGVPTVPGSDGPLPEDEETALAIAREVGYPVIIKAAGGGGGRGMRVVHHEEDLIKSAKLTRTEAGAAFGNSMVYLEKFLTNPRHVEVQVLSDGQGNAIHLGDRDCSLQRRHQKVLEEAPAPGIDEKARAEVLARCVQACVEIGYRGAGTFEFLYENGRFYFIEMNTRVQVEHPVSEMVTGVDIVKEMLSIASGNKLSIKQEDVVIRGHALECRINAEDPKTFMPSPGKVKHFHAPGGNGVRVDSHLYSGYAVPPNYDSLVGKIITYGKDRDEALARMRNALDELIVDGIKTNTELHKDLVRDKEFCKGGVNIHYLEKKLGMDKH comes from the coding sequence ATGTTGGAAAAAGTACTGATCGCCAACCGCGGCGAAATCGCACTGCGCATCCTGCGCGCGTGCAAGGAGCTGGGCATCAAGACGGTGGCCGTGCACTCGACCGCCGACCGTGAACTGATGCACCTGTCGCTGGCCGACGAAGCGGTCTGCATCGGTCCGGCACCTGCCGCGCAGTCCTACCTGCACATCCCGGCGATCATCGCCGCGGCCGAGGTAACCGGCGCCGTGGGTATCCACCCCGGCTACGGCTTCCTCGCCGAAAACGCCGACTTCGCCGAACAGGTCGAGCGCTCGGGCTTCACCTTCATCGGCCCGAGCGCCGACGTCATACGCCTGATGGGTGACAAGGTGTCCGCCAAGGACGCCATGAAGAAAGCCGGCGTTCCGACCGTGCCGGGCTCCGACGGCCCGCTGCCGGAAGACGAGGAAACCGCGCTGGCGATCGCTCGCGAAGTGGGTTACCCGGTGATCATCAAGGCCGCCGGCGGCGGCGGTGGTCGCGGCATGCGCGTGGTTCACCACGAGGAAGACCTGATCAAGTCCGCCAAGCTGACCCGCACCGAAGCAGGCGCCGCTTTCGGCAACTCGATGGTCTACCTGGAGAAATTCCTGACCAACCCGCGTCACGTGGAAGTACAGGTCCTCTCCGACGGCCAGGGCAACGCCATCCACCTGGGTGACCGCGACTGCTCCCTGCAGCGCCGCCATCAGAAGGTACTGGAAGAAGCGCCAGCTCCGGGCATCGACGAGAAGGCCCGCGCAGAAGTGCTGGCCCGCTGTGTCCAGGCCTGCGTTGAAATCGGCTACCGTGGCGCTGGTACTTTCGAGTTCCTCTATGAAAACGGCCGCTTCTACTTCATCGAGATGAACACCCGCGTACAGGTTGAGCATCCGGTGTCGGAGATGGTTACCGGCGTGGATATCGTCAAGGAGATGCTCAGCATCGCCTCGGGCAACAAGCTGTCGATCAAGCAGGAAGACGTGGTCATCCGTGGCCATGCGCTGGAATGCCGGATCAACGCCGAAGACCCGAAGACCTTCATGCCCAGCCCGGGCAAGGTGAAGCACTTCCACGCTCCGGGCGGCAACGGCGTTCGCGTCGATTCTCACCTGTACAGCGGTTACGCGGTTCCGCCTAACTACGACTCGCTGGTAGGCAAGATCATCACCTACGGCAAGGACCGCGACGAAGCCCTGGCGCGCATGCGCAATGCCCTGGACGAGCTGATCGTCGATGGCATCAAGACCAATACCGAGCTGCACAAGGATCTGGTCCGGGACAAGGAGTTCTGCAAGGGTGGCGTGAACATCCACTACCTGGAGAAGAAGCTGGGCATGGACAAGCACTGA